TAGAAGCTATAATAATGCTAAAAAGATATTTAAAGCTGTGACAATGTGGCTAAAAGAGAGATTAGGGCTGGAAATAAATGAAGAAAAATCGTCTATAGTTAACCTAAAACAAAAATACTCTGAATTCTTAGGCTTTAAATTCAAACTAAAATCAAAAAATAAAAAGCATGTTATAACATCAAATGTTAGTGATAAAGCGAAGGAAAGAATAAGAAAGACATTAATAGATAGAGTAAAACAAATACAGAAAAGAGCAAATGCAAGTGTAGCAAGCAAGTACAATGCAACTGTTCTTGGAATGCATAATTACTATAAAGTGGCAACAGAAGTTAACATAGATTTTAGCAAAATAGCCTATTTGGTCAATCGAGTTATTTATAACAGATTAAGAGGTTTATCTACTAAAAAAGGTTTCAAAAGTGAAGCATATAAAAAACTCTATGGAAAATATAACTTCAAAGAAGTAAGTATAGCAAAAATGACATTGTACCCGATTGCAGGAATAACTACAAAACCACCGTTAAACTTTCCAATAGGTGTAAATAGCTATACTGTTGAAGGAAGAAATAAAATACATGAAAATCTAAAAAGGTACAATGCCAAACTACTGAGATATATTACAGAAAACCCAATTAGGGGTGCTACAGTAGAGTTTAATGATAATAGGATATCGTTATATATAAGCCAAAATGGAAAATGTGGTATAACAGGCAAGGTACTAGAACATGGAGAAATCGAAGTACACCATAAAATTCCTAAAGGAAAAGGTGGAACGGATAAATATAAAAATCTAATAATCGTTAGTGAAGCAATACACAAATTAATACATGCTACAGTAGCAGAAACCATAGAGAGATATAAAAATATACTAAAACTTGATAAATACCAAATCAGAAAAATAAACACTCTTCGTAAAATGGTTGGAAATTGTGATGTATAGCAAATAAGTAAATATTGATGGGACGCCGTATGAGTTGGAAACTCTCACGTACGGTGTTAACTGGGGGAAAAGGTGGAGATAGTTTCAAAACCTTACCTATCAGAATACTAAGTAAAATAAATTGTTTTTTTGAAAATT
This window of the Clostridium kluyveri DSM 555 genome carries:
- the ltrA gene encoding group II intron reverse transcriptase/maturase, which codes for MTTLKKKHEKRQKLRNSEYYDMQKYFDTLYEESNKGKKFKNLLTLICDERNIFLAYRNIKKNKGSKTQGVNTNTIMDIGEENPDELAIYVRERLINYKPQPVRRVEIPKPNGKMRPLGIPTIEDRIIQQCIKQVLEPICEAKFHKDSYGFRPNRSTHHAIARTYSLANINKLTYVVDIDIKGFFDNVNHSKLLKQMWTMGIQDKNLLCVISKMLKAEIKGVGIPNKGTPQGGILSPLLSNIVLNELDWWISNQWQTLKSKFPYKREIFKYQALKRSKLKEVYIVRYADDFKLFCRSYNNAKKIFKAVTMWLKERLGLEINEEKSSIVNLKQKYSEFLGFKFKLKSKNKKHVITSNVSDKAKERIRKTLIDRVKQIQKRANASVASKYNATVLGMHNYYKVATEVNIDFSKIAYLVNRVIYNRLRGLSTKKGFKSEAYKKLYGKYNFKEVSIAKMTLYPIAGITTKPPLNFPIGVNSYTVEGRNKIHENLKRYNAKLLRYITENPIRGATVEFNDNRISLYISQNGKCGITGKVLEHGEIEVHHKIPKGKGGTDKYKNLIIVSEAIHKLIHATVAETIERYKNILKLDKYQIRKINTLRKMVGNCDV